Below is a genomic region from Geoglobus acetivorans.
TAACTCCCAGCGGTCACATTCACCTCGGAAATCTGAGAGAGATGCTCACGGCAGATGCAATACGAAGGGCGATCGATGAGAAGGGTGGTAAAGCTGAGATTGTTTACATTGCGGATACATTTGACCCCCTGAGGAAAAGATATCCGTTTCTTCCTGAAGAATATGAAAATTACGTGGGAATGCCTTTGAGCAGAATTCCTGATCCGGAAGGATGTCATGAAAACTACGCAGAGCATTTTCTCCAGCCATTCCTCGAGTCCCTCGAAATTCTTGGCATTCCTGTAACGTTGAAAAAGGCTCATGAGATGTATGAAAGCGGAGAGTATACCGGAAAAACGAGGACGGCTCTTGAAAAGAAAGATGAGATAGCAAAAATTCTGAAGGAGGTATCCGGGAGAGATGTTGAGGATGGCTGGAGCCCGTTCATGCCTGTGTGCAAAAACTGCGGCAGGCTGAATTCCACAAGAGTTACGGGTTTTGATGGAAAAAAGGTGAGCTATATCTGCAGAAGCTGCGGACATGAGGGGGAGAGCGACCTTACTGAAGGCAAACTGGTCTGGAGGGTTGACTGGCCTGCAAGGTGGGGTATCCTTGGAATTAATGTTGAACCATTCGGAAAGGATCATGCTGCTGCTGGAGGCAGTTATGATACCGGAAAGAGGATAGCAAAGGAGATCTTCGGAATAGAACCTCCTTTCCCCATCGTCTACGAATGGATAAATCTCAAGGGCAAGGGGGCAATGAAGAGTTCGAAGGGCATAGTCGTTCCGGTCAGAGAAATGGTTGA
It encodes:
- the lysS gene encoding lysine--tRNA ligase; its protein translation is MSDIIHWADVIAERILSEKDSVRIATGITPSGHIHLGNLREMLTADAIRRAIDEKGGKAEIVYIADTFDPLRKRYPFLPEEYENYVGMPLSRIPDPEGCHENYAEHFLQPFLESLEILGIPVTLKKAHEMYESGEYTGKTRTALEKKDEIAKILKEVSGRDVEDGWSPFMPVCKNCGRLNSTRVTGFDGKKVSYICRSCGHEGESDLTEGKLVWRVDWPARWGILGINVEPFGKDHAAAGGSYDTGKRIAKEIFGIEPPFPIVYEWINLKGKGAMKSSKGIVVPVREMVEILPPEIVRYIIIRSKPERHIEFDPGIGLLDVVDEFENAYHQGDRSVELSLVENVVYSDVPFRHLLVVGQIAEWDLEKVLEILERNGHEIDEDLKRDVERRLKYARKWLEKYAPENLKFSVKKSRDEIKSGFSEDEKRFLNEFAGSLEDDMDAEKLHKLVYEVAQKVGIKPEKAFQAIYKAILDTKHGPRAGYFLSSLGVDFVRKRFMEI